In Streptomyces sp. NBC_01426, one genomic interval encodes:
- a CDS encoding CGNR zinc finger domain-containing protein: MTTRTGADPRPLTGEPVSLDLLNTRWVQDGEPVDLFAGAAGLSRVEGLAVWLESVGLADRSRADAATLVHLLTAREALARAVADPADASARALLDAVLEHGRIRITFTAEGAGECAEFADPTWGPAWIAVRGHLELLGTAPDRIRVCASPTCGLHFHDVSRDGTRRWCSTACGDHAEGPRHNARTRER; encoded by the coding sequence ATGACGACACGGACCGGCGCGGACCCGCGCCCGCTGACCGGGGAACCGGTCTCCCTCGACCTGCTGAACACCCGCTGGGTCCAGGACGGGGAACCCGTGGACCTCTTCGCGGGCGCCGCCGGACTGTCCCGGGTCGAAGGGCTCGCGGTCTGGCTGGAGAGCGTCGGCCTGGCCGACCGTTCCCGGGCCGACGCCGCGACCCTCGTCCACCTGCTGACCGCCCGCGAGGCCCTGGCACGGGCCGTCGCGGATCCGGCCGACGCGAGCGCGCGGGCCCTGCTCGACGCCGTGTTGGAGCACGGCCGGATCCGGATCACCTTCACCGCCGAAGGCGCTGGCGAGTGCGCCGAGTTCGCCGATCCGACCTGGGGTCCGGCCTGGATCGCGGTCCGCGGCCACCTGGAGCTCCTGGGCACCGCCCCGGACCGGATCCGCGTGTGCGCCTCGCCGACGTGCGGGCTGCACTTCCACGACGTCTCGCGCGACGGCACCCGACGGTGGTGCTCGACGGCGTGCGGCGACCACGCCGAAGGCCCGCGACACAACGCGCGCACGCGCGAGCGCTGA
- a CDS encoding S8 family serine peptidase, with amino-acid sequence MTLESPSSTPGAIPGARRVARVAAAAGLVAALCATGAVPVFAATGATDPGSSAPVKSADQKLGSADAELLQEAKAKGDKNVTVMVATAPGETKQVAQQLDAVQGASVGRTYDKLGYVRATLPTDKAEAALKAAGKLSSVHGIDLRHEIQLPDPRPDAGKEAGKAKKTAAETYPAPGKDTPAKNPYNPSFETGAVDFVKKNPKADGRGVTIGIMDSGVDLGHPALQKTTTGERKIVDWVTATDPITDNDATWRAQITPVTPAGGSFTAGGQSWKAPEGTFQWSRFSESITATGDAKGDVNRDGDTTDRFGLLYDPVAGTVRVDTDQDGDFTNNEPMKPYKDGYQIGYFGTDNPATEIAERIPFVIEIRKDVPMDPLGGDWVGKKADFVNVGIIESEHGTHVAGITAANSLFGGKMNGEAPGAKLVSSRACSWSGGCTNIALTEGMIDLVVNRGVDIVNMSIGGLPALNDGNNARSELYKNLIDTYGVQLVISAGNEGPGVNTIGDPGLADKVISVGAAVSKDTWAANYGSGVSKKYNMFPFSSRGPREDGGFTPTITAPGAAINTIQTWLPGAPVAEAGYALPAGYGMLQGTSMSSPQAAGASALLISAAKQQHIALTPAGLRVALTSTAKKIADVPAHAQGSGLIDVVGAWESIQRNAKAEEFTVKAPVDTAIDQFLKTPGFGTGLYDREGGLKVGQKKVYDVVVTRTTGVKYGTRHDLTWRNNDGTFKVIGGYDYVTLPLNKPVTIKVEANAKSAGVHSGILQLDDPTTEGIDKQILTTVVAATPLAKPSFTLSDTSSVQRNSHKSYFVTVPQGAKTLEVALGGLKDGSQTRFISIHPYGVGVEDSATTQCYPNYNNPANTCRPDLRSYADPQPGVWEIEVESRRTSPLLDNPYKLDVSVLGAVFDPAVKVLPEVKQGTPAPVQLTVKNEAAAISGGKLQGGPLGSAKVAKPTIANGETQTSEVTIGEGVSRLDVAIGKVSDTGADLDLEVYKDGVKVGTSADGDSEEAVSLVNPAAGTYSVKVIGYAIPAGTTTYDYRDVFFSAALGSVQVDEAAAVNLATGATAQVSANVLVNSAAPEGRQFFGQVKLLNARGTAAGTGSVQIEKVLP; translated from the coding sequence ATGACCCTCGAATCCCCCAGCTCCACGCCCGGGGCCATACCCGGCGCCAGACGCGTCGCCCGCGTCGCGGCCGCCGCAGGCCTGGTGGCCGCGCTCTGCGCGACCGGAGCCGTTCCCGTCTTCGCCGCGACGGGAGCCACTGACCCCGGCTCCTCCGCGCCGGTCAAGTCCGCGGACCAGAAGCTCGGTTCGGCCGACGCCGAACTGCTCCAGGAGGCCAAGGCCAAGGGTGACAAGAACGTCACCGTCATGGTCGCGACCGCCCCGGGCGAGACCAAGCAGGTCGCTCAGCAGCTCGACGCCGTCCAGGGCGCCTCGGTGGGCCGGACGTACGACAAGCTCGGCTACGTGCGCGCCACCCTGCCGACCGACAAGGCCGAGGCCGCGCTGAAGGCGGCCGGCAAGCTGTCCTCGGTGCACGGCATCGACCTGCGGCACGAGATCCAGCTCCCGGACCCGCGTCCCGACGCGGGCAAGGAGGCCGGCAAGGCCAAGAAGACCGCGGCCGAGACCTACCCGGCGCCGGGCAAGGACACCCCCGCGAAGAACCCGTACAACCCGTCCTTCGAGACCGGCGCGGTGGACTTCGTCAAGAAGAACCCGAAGGCCGACGGCCGCGGCGTGACCATCGGCATCATGGACTCGGGTGTCGACCTCGGCCACCCGGCCCTGCAGAAGACCACCACCGGCGAGCGCAAGATCGTCGACTGGGTCACGGCGACCGACCCGATCACGGACAACGACGCCACATGGCGCGCCCAGATCACCCCGGTCACCCCCGCCGGCGGCAGCTTCACCGCGGGCGGCCAGAGCTGGAAGGCCCCCGAGGGCACCTTCCAGTGGAGCCGCTTCAGCGAGTCGATCACCGCGACCGGCGACGCCAAGGGCGACGTCAACCGCGACGGCGACACCACCGACCGGTTCGGCCTGCTCTACGACCCGGTCGCCGGGACCGTCCGCGTCGACACCGACCAGGACGGCGACTTCACGAACAACGAGCCGATGAAGCCGTACAAGGACGGCTACCAGATCGGCTACTTCGGCACGGACAACCCGGCGACCGAGATCGCCGAGCGCATCCCGTTCGTGATCGAGATCCGCAAGGACGTCCCGATGGACCCGCTGGGCGGTGACTGGGTCGGCAAGAAGGCCGACTTCGTCAACGTCGGCATCATCGAGTCCGAGCACGGCACGCACGTCGCCGGCATCACCGCCGCCAACAGCCTCTTCGGCGGCAAGATGAACGGCGAGGCGCCCGGCGCCAAGCTGGTCTCCTCGCGCGCCTGCTCCTGGTCGGGCGGCTGCACCAACATCGCGCTGACCGAGGGCATGATCGACCTCGTCGTCAACCGCGGCGTGGACATCGTCAACATGTCGATCGGCGGCCTGCCGGCGCTGAACGACGGCAACAACGCGCGCTCCGAGCTCTACAAGAACCTCATCGACACCTACGGTGTCCAGCTCGTCATCTCGGCGGGCAACGAGGGCCCCGGTGTCAACACCATCGGCGACCCCGGTCTCGCGGACAAGGTCATCTCCGTGGGTGCCGCCGTCTCCAAGGACACCTGGGCGGCCAACTACGGCTCCGGCGTGAGCAAGAAGTACAACATGTTCCCGTTCTCCTCGCGCGGTCCGCGTGAGGACGGCGGCTTCACGCCGACCATCACCGCGCCCGGCGCGGCGATCAACACCATCCAGACCTGGCTGCCGGGCGCGCCCGTGGCCGAGGCCGGATACGCCCTGCCCGCCGGTTACGGCATGCTCCAGGGCACCTCGATGTCCTCGCCGCAGGCGGCGGGCGCGAGCGCCCTGCTCATCTCGGCCGCCAAGCAGCAGCACATCGCGCTGACCCCGGCGGGCCTGCGGGTGGCGCTCACCAGCACCGCGAAGAAGATCGCCGACGTCCCGGCGCACGCCCAGGGCTCCGGTCTGATCGACGTCGTCGGCGCGTGGGAGTCCATCCAGCGCAACGCCAAGGCCGAGGAGTTCACGGTCAAGGCCCCGGTCGACACCGCGATCGACCAGTTCCTGAAGACCCCGGGCTTCGGCACCGGCCTCTACGACCGCGAGGGCGGTCTGAAGGTCGGCCAGAAGAAGGTCTACGACGTCGTCGTCACCCGCACCACGGGCGTCAAGTACGGCACGCGGCACGACCTGACCTGGCGCAACAACGACGGGACCTTCAAGGTCATCGGCGGCTACGACTACGTCACGCTGCCGCTGAACAAGCCCGTCACCATCAAGGTCGAGGCCAACGCCAAGTCGGCCGGCGTCCACAGCGGCATCCTGCAGCTCGACGACCCGACCACCGAGGGCATCGACAAGCAGATCCTCACCACGGTCGTCGCCGCCACCCCGCTGGCGAAGCCGTCCTTCACGCTGTCGGACACCTCCTCGGTGCAGCGCAACAGCCACAAGTCGTACTTCGTGACGGTCCCGCAGGGCGCCAAGACCCTTGAGGTCGCCCTGGGCGGTCTGAAGGACGGCAGCCAGACGCGCTTCATCTCGATCCACCCGTACGGCGTGGGCGTCGAGGACAGCGCGACGACCCAGTGCTACCCGAACTACAACAACCCGGCGAACACCTGCCGCCCCGACCTGCGGTCGTACGCCGACCCGCAGCCCGGTGTGTGGGAGATCGAGGTCGAGTCGCGCCGTACGTCGCCGCTGCTCGACAACCCGTACAAGCTGGACGTCTCCGTCCTCGGCGCGGTCTTCGACCCGGCCGTCAAGGTGCTGCCCGAGGTCAAGCAGGGCACCCCGGCGCCGGTCCAGCTGACCGTCAAGAACGAGGCCGCGGCCATCTCCGGCGGCAAGCTCCAGGGCGGCCCGCTCGGTTCCGCGAAGGTCGCCAAGCCGACCATCGCCAACGGTGAGACCCAGACCAGCGAGGTCACGATCGGCGAGGGCGTCTCCCGCCTCGACGTCGCGATCGGCAAGGTCTCCGACACCGGCGCGGACCTCGACCTCGAGGTCTACAAGGACGGCGTCAAGGTCGGCACCTCCGCCGACGGCGACTCCGAGGAGGCCGTGAGCCTGGTCAACCCGGCCGCCGGCACCTACTCCGTGAAGGTCATCGGCTACGCGATCCCGGCCGGTACCACCACGTACGACTACCGCGACGTGTTCTTCTCGGCCGCCCTGGGCTCCGTCCAGGTCGACGAGGCCGCCGCGGTGAACCTCGCCACCGGCGCCACCGCGCAGGTCTCGGCGAACGTCCTGGTCAACAGCGCGGCCCCCGAGGGCCGTCAGTTCTTCGGCCAGGTCAAGCTGCTCAACGCCCGCGGCACCGCCGCCGGCACCGGCAGCGTGCAGATCGAGAAGGTCCTGCCGTAA
- a CDS encoding amino acid permease has product MRDLLPDPPATTGELPSEPLSHSLKQRHLTMLGLGGVIGAGLFVGSGAGIGIAGPAIICSYLLAGVLAMLVMRMLGEMSAAMPASGSFSVYAEKALGRWAGFSAGWLYWFLLVVVLAVEATGAAKIANGWVPSVDQWIWVLIFMVVFTVSNLAAVKNFGEFEFWFAALKVGAIVLFLILGTLAILGLLPDTDPIGAANLTGHGGFFPEGMGGVVAGMLAVVFAFGGLEVVTIAAAESDDPARSVARAVRSAVWRILFFYVGSMAVIVTLLPWDSLEPGQSPYVAVLDSIGIPAAGQIMNIVVFVALLSALNANLYGSSRMVFSLAERGEAPKGLLRVSGGGVPRRAVFASVAFGFVSVVLNLLWPDTVFLYMLNAVGAVLLFVWALIAVSQLRLRRVLEREMPERLTLRMWLFPYLTWAALVGMAVVLVLMLFDDSARPQLLWSTGAAAAVLVVAGVRELRARRA; this is encoded by the coding sequence ATGCGCGACCTCCTGCCCGACCCGCCCGCCACCACGGGTGAGCTCCCTTCCGAACCCCTCAGCCACAGCCTGAAGCAGCGTCACCTGACCATGCTGGGCCTCGGCGGCGTCATCGGCGCCGGGCTCTTCGTCGGCTCCGGCGCCGGCATCGGCATCGCCGGCCCCGCGATCATCTGCTCGTACCTGCTCGCGGGCGTCCTCGCGATGCTCGTGATGCGGATGCTCGGCGAGATGTCGGCCGCGATGCCCGCCTCCGGTTCGTTCTCCGTGTACGCGGAGAAGGCCCTCGGACGTTGGGCCGGCTTCTCCGCCGGCTGGCTGTACTGGTTCCTGCTGGTCGTGGTGCTCGCCGTGGAGGCCACCGGCGCCGCGAAGATCGCCAACGGCTGGGTGCCATCGGTCGACCAGTGGATCTGGGTCCTGATCTTCATGGTGGTCTTCACCGTGAGCAACCTGGCCGCCGTGAAGAACTTCGGCGAGTTCGAGTTCTGGTTCGCCGCGCTGAAGGTCGGCGCGATCGTCCTCTTCCTGATCCTGGGCACCCTCGCCATCCTCGGGCTGCTGCCCGACACGGACCCGATCGGCGCGGCCAACCTGACCGGCCACGGCGGCTTCTTCCCCGAGGGGATGGGCGGTGTGGTCGCCGGCATGCTCGCCGTGGTCTTCGCCTTCGGCGGCCTGGAGGTCGTCACCATCGCGGCGGCCGAGTCCGACGACCCGGCCCGATCGGTCGCCCGCGCGGTGCGCAGCGCGGTGTGGCGCATCCTCTTCTTCTACGTCGGCTCGATGGCGGTCATCGTGACCCTGCTGCCGTGGGACTCGCTGGAGCCGGGGCAGAGCCCGTACGTGGCCGTCCTGGACTCGATCGGCATCCCGGCGGCCGGTCAGATCATGAACATCGTGGTCTTCGTGGCGCTGCTCTCGGCCCTCAACGCCAACCTGTACGGGTCCTCGCGGATGGTGTTCTCGCTGGCCGAGCGGGGCGAGGCGCCCAAGGGGCTGCTGCGGGTCTCGGGCGGCGGGGTGCCGCGGCGGGCGGTGTTCGCCTCGGTGGCGTTCGGGTTCGTCTCGGTGGTGCTGAACCTGCTGTGGCCGGACACGGTCTTCCTCTACATGCTCAACGCGGTCGGCGCGGTGCTGCTGTTCGTGTGGGCGCTGATCGCGGTCTCGCAGTTGCGGCTGCGGCGCGTGCTGGAGCGGGAGATGCCGGAGCGGCTGACGCTGCGGATGTGGCTGTTCCCGTACCTGACCTGGGCGGCGCTGGTCGGGATGGCCGTGGTGCTGGTCCTGATGTTGTTCGACGACTCGGCGCGGCCGCAGTTGCTGTGGTCGACGGGCGCGGCCGCCGCGGTGCTGGTCGTGGCGGGGGTGCGGGAGCTGCGGGCCCGGCGGGCCTGA
- a CDS encoding superoxide dismutase, with protein MAIYTLPELPYDYAALEPVINPQIIELHHDKHHAAYVTGANNTLEQLAEARDKENWGALNGLEKNLAFHLSGHILHSIYWHNMASPKTGEGGGEPTAADGLGDLTDAITESFGSFAKFKKQLTFAASATQGSGWGVLAYEPISGRLIVEQVYDHQGNVGQASVPVLVFDAWEHAFYLQYKNQKVDFIEAMWNVVNWQDVSQRYADAKANTPLLIPAKG; from the coding sequence ATGGCCATCTACACGCTTCCTGAGCTTCCGTACGACTACGCGGCGCTGGAGCCGGTGATCAATCCGCAGATCATCGAGCTGCACCACGACAAGCACCACGCGGCCTACGTCACCGGGGCCAACAACACGCTGGAGCAGCTGGCGGAGGCGCGCGACAAGGAGAACTGGGGCGCGCTGAACGGGCTGGAGAAGAACCTCGCGTTCCACCTCTCCGGCCACATCCTGCACAGCATCTACTGGCACAACATGGCCAGCCCGAAGACCGGCGAGGGCGGCGGCGAGCCGACCGCGGCCGACGGTCTGGGCGACCTCACCGACGCGATCACCGAGTCGTTCGGCTCCTTCGCGAAGTTCAAGAAGCAGCTGACCTTCGCCGCTTCCGCCACGCAGGGCTCCGGCTGGGGCGTGCTGGCGTACGAGCCCATCAGCGGCCGGCTGATCGTGGAGCAGGTCTACGACCACCAGGGCAACGTCGGCCAGGCCTCCGTGCCGGTCCTCGTGTTCGACGCCTGGGAGCACGCCTTCTACCTTCAGTACAAGAACCAGAAGGTGGACTTCATCGAGGCCATGTGGAACGTCGTCAACTGGCAGGACGTCTCCCAGCGCTACGCCGACGCCAAGGCCAACACCCCGCTGCTGATCCCCGCCAAGGGCTGA
- the pepN gene encoding aminopeptidase N, whose product MPGENLSRDEARERAALLSVDGYEVVLDLRSAVDEAEPAEGPRTFRSVTTIRFRAAAGATTFADLIAPSVNAVTLNGTELDTAAVFDGSRIALEALAAENVLVVDANCAYSRTGEGMHRFVDPEDGEVYLYTQYEPADARRVYANFEQPDLKAPYRFEVTAPEGWQVWSNGVEESREGLTRRFAETAPISTYITCVVAGPYHYVTDTYTRGDLTIPLGAMCRKGLAKHFDADDVFLVTKQGFDLFHELFDYPYPFGKYDQAFVPEYNLGAMENPGMVTFREEYIFRGKVTQASYERRANVILHEMAHMWFGDLVTMKWWDDLWLKESFADFMGSFALVEATRFDQAWVTFANHRKAWAYRADQLPSTHPITADIRDLEDAKLNFDGITYAKGAAVLKQLVAYVGREAFLEGARRYFKANAYGNTTLDDLLSVLGEVSGRDMAEWSRAWLQTAGVNALTPVVTHDAGGRITELAVVQEGDELRPHRVAVGLYRIEDGALVRFARAETDVAGARTAVAELAGQERPDLVLVNDEDLTYCKIRFDERSLSTLRSHLGSLTDPLARALCWSALWNLTRDGLMPARDFVSLVLAHAGRETDVGVLQQLHAQALSAVSHYAAADWREQGGRVLSAVALQELRMAEPGSESQLTWARFFAAGAATEGDFQLLLGLMDGSARIDGLDVDQELRWDFLLPLAAHGAVDEAALTAELARDDTASGKRHQVRCLAARPSAAVKDQAWAAVVESDALSNALVEATISGSQQSSQRGLLAPYVGRYFEAIERVWADRSIQIGMHVVKGMYPSLQDSQSTVDATDAWLAAHESAPPALRRLVLESRDDLARALRAQTCDAAATA is encoded by the coding sequence GTGCCCGGAGAGAATCTGTCCCGTGACGAGGCCCGCGAACGGGCCGCACTGTTGTCCGTCGACGGGTACGAGGTGGTCCTGGACCTGCGGTCGGCGGTGGACGAGGCCGAGCCGGCCGAGGGCCCCCGGACCTTCCGCTCGGTGACGACGATCCGCTTCCGGGCCGCCGCCGGCGCCACCACGTTCGCGGACCTGATCGCCCCCTCGGTGAACGCCGTGACCCTGAACGGGACCGAGCTGGACACCGCCGCCGTATTCGACGGCTCCCGGATCGCCCTGGAGGCGCTGGCCGCCGAGAACGTCCTGGTCGTGGACGCGAACTGCGCCTACAGCCGGACCGGCGAGGGCATGCACCGCTTCGTCGACCCCGAGGACGGCGAGGTCTACCTGTACACCCAGTACGAGCCGGCGGACGCCCGGCGGGTGTACGCGAACTTCGAACAGCCCGACCTGAAGGCCCCGTACCGCTTCGAGGTGACCGCGCCCGAGGGCTGGCAGGTGTGGAGCAACGGCGTCGAGGAGTCCCGCGAGGGGCTGACCCGCCGGTTCGCCGAGACCGCGCCGATCTCCACGTACATCACCTGCGTGGTGGCCGGTCCGTACCACTACGTGACGGACACCTACACGCGCGGGGACCTGACGATCCCGCTCGGCGCGATGTGCCGCAAGGGGCTCGCGAAGCACTTCGACGCGGACGACGTCTTCCTGGTCACCAAGCAGGGCTTCGACCTGTTCCACGAGCTGTTCGACTACCCGTACCCCTTCGGGAAGTACGACCAGGCCTTCGTGCCCGAGTACAACCTCGGCGCGATGGAGAACCCGGGGATGGTGACCTTCCGGGAGGAGTACATCTTCCGCGGGAAGGTCACGCAGGCCTCGTACGAGCGCCGCGCGAACGTCATCCTGCACGAGATGGCGCACATGTGGTTCGGCGACCTCGTCACGATGAAGTGGTGGGACGACCTGTGGCTCAAGGAGTCCTTCGCGGACTTCATGGGCTCCTTCGCGCTCGTCGAGGCCACCCGCTTCGACCAGGCGTGGGTCACCTTCGCCAACCACCGCAAGGCGTGGGCCTACCGGGCCGACCAGCTGCCGTCCACGCACCCGATCACGGCCGACATCCGTGACCTGGAGGACGCGAAGCTGAACTTCGACGGGATCACCTACGCCAAGGGCGCGGCGGTCCTCAAGCAGCTCGTGGCGTACGTGGGCCGGGAGGCGTTCCTGGAGGGCGCGCGGCGCTACTTCAAGGCGAACGCGTACGGGAACACCACCCTGGACGACCTGCTGTCGGTGCTCGGCGAGGTCTCCGGGCGGGACATGGCCGAATGGTCGCGGGCCTGGCTCCAGACGGCCGGCGTGAACGCGCTGACGCCGGTGGTGACCCACGACGCGGGCGGCCGGATCACCGAACTCGCGGTGGTGCAGGAGGGCGACGAGCTCAGGCCGCACCGGGTCGCGGTGGGCCTGTACCGGATCGAGGACGGCGCCCTGGTGCGCTTCGCGCGCGCCGAGACGGACGTGGCGGGCGCGCGGACGGCCGTGGCCGAACTCGCCGGGCAGGAGCGGCCCGACCTGGTGCTGGTCAACGACGAGGACCTCACCTACTGCAAGATCCGCTTCGACGAGCGCTCGCTGTCCACGCTGCGCTCGCACCTGGGCAGCCTGACCGACCCGCTGGCGCGGGCCCTGTGCTGGTCGGCGCTGTGGAACCTGACCCGCGACGGGCTGATGCCCGCCCGGGACTTCGTGTCCCTGGTCCTGGCGCACGCGGGGCGCGAGACGGACGTCGGCGTGCTCCAGCAGTTGCACGCGCAGGCCCTGTCGGCGGTCTCCCACTACGCGGCGGCGGACTGGCGCGAGCAGGGCGGCCGGGTCCTGTCGGCCGTCGCGCTCCAGGAGCTGCGGATGGCCGAGCCCGGCTCGGAGTCCCAGTTGACGTGGGCCCGGTTCTTCGCGGCGGGCGCGGCGACCGAGGGCGACTTCCAGTTGCTGCTGGGGCTGATGGACGGTTCGGCACGGATCGACGGGCTGGATGTGGACCAGGAGCTGCGCTGGGACTTCCTGCTGCCGCTGGCGGCGCACGGGGCGGTGGACGAGGCGGCCCTGACCGCGGAACTCGCCCGCGACGACACGGCGTCGGGCAAGCGGCACCAGGTCCGGTGCCTGGCGGCGCGCCCGTCGGCCGCGGTCAAGGACCAGGCGTGGGCCGCGGTCGTGGAATCGGACGCGCTGTCGAACGCGTTGGTCGAGGCGACCATCTCCGGTTCCCAGCAGTCCTCGCAGCGGGGGCTGTTGGCCCCGTACGTGGGTCGCTACTTCGAGGCCATCGAGCGGGTGTGGGCCGACCGGTCGATCCAGATCGGCATGCACGTGGTGAAGGGGATGTACCCGTCCCTCCAGGACTCGCAGAGCACGGTCGACGCCACCGACGCGTGGCTGGCCGCGCACGAGTCGGCCCCGCCGGCGCTGCGCCGACTGGTGCTGGAGTCCCGCGACGACCTGGCCCGGGCCCTGCGCGCCCAGACCTGCGACGCGGCGGCGACGGCCTAG
- a CDS encoding mycothiol-dependent nitroreductase Rv2466c family protein gives MPDTQVREKTPVDFWFDPLCPWAWMTSRWMLEVEKVRDVEVRWHVMSLGVLNENKLDELPESYRKLLGPEAWIPVRVVIAAQQKHGSELTGKLYTALGTRIHNEGRGNTPEVIAEALAEVGLPVELAAYGTSDEYDEALRASHNEGINRVGQEVGTPVISVPGDNGKDVAFFGPVVTPAPRGEDAARLWDGTLLVASTPGFFEIKRTRDKGPSFE, from the coding sequence ATGCCCGACACGCAGGTGCGCGAGAAGACCCCGGTCGATTTCTGGTTCGACCCGCTCTGCCCCTGGGCCTGGATGACGTCCCGCTGGATGCTCGAAGTCGAGAAGGTGCGCGACGTCGAGGTCCGCTGGCACGTGATGAGCCTCGGCGTGCTCAACGAGAACAAGCTGGACGAGCTGCCCGAGTCCTACCGCAAGCTCCTCGGCCCCGAGGCCTGGATCCCGGTCCGCGTGGTCATAGCGGCGCAGCAGAAGCACGGCTCCGAGCTGACCGGCAAGCTCTACACGGCGCTCGGCACCCGCATCCACAACGAGGGCCGCGGCAACACCCCCGAGGTGATCGCCGAGGCGCTGGCCGAGGTCGGTCTCCCGGTGGAGCTGGCCGCGTACGGAACCTCCGACGAGTACGACGAGGCCCTGCGCGCCTCGCACAACGAGGGCATCAACCGGGTCGGCCAGGAGGTCGGCACCCCGGTGATCTCCGTGCCCGGCGACAACGGCAAGGACGTCGCCTTCTTCGGTCCGGTCGTCACGCCCGCCCCGCGCGGCGAGGACGCCGCCCGCCTGTGGGACGGCACCCTGCTCGTCGCCTCCACGCCGGGCTTCTTCGAGATCAAGCGGACCCGCGACAAGGGCCCGTCCTTCGAGTAG
- a CDS encoding amino acid permease, with amino-acid sequence MSQSTLNPSDRQSPPTEPGSSPLGNGLKQRHLSMIALGGVIGAGLFVGSGAGIAAAGPSIVIAYAASGILVMFVMRMLGEMSAANPASGSFSVHADRAIGPWAGFTAGWMFWTLLCVGVAIEAIGAAHIMTGWFPGTPSWMWVLVFMALFCGANLAAVSHFGEFEFWFAALKIGAIALFLGLGVLAVLGLLPGTSSPGSANLLHDGGFLPNGTDGLLVGLLASVVAYGGLETVTIAAAESDNPVKGVARAVKTTMWRIAIVYVGSMLVIVTLLPWNDPAVAEDGPYAATLDHLGIPAAGEIMNVVILIALLSAMNANIYGSSRMAYSLVARGQGPKALGKASGGVPRRAVLASSGFGFVTVLLSYWYPDTLFAWLLNMVGGVILVVWGFIAVSQFVLRRRLEREAPERLVVRMWGFPYLTWVALAGVVGVLALMVRGDDTRIQVLFTGGLTVALAVAGYVMQRRAGSRATA; translated from the coding sequence ATGAGTCAGAGCACCCTGAACCCGTCCGACCGGCAGTCGCCGCCGACCGAACCGGGGTCCTCCCCCCTCGGCAACGGCCTCAAGCAGCGCCACCTCTCGATGATCGCCCTCGGCGGGGTCATCGGCGCCGGGCTCTTCGTGGGCTCCGGGGCCGGCATCGCGGCCGCGGGCCCGTCGATCGTGATCGCGTACGCCGCGTCCGGGATCCTCGTGATGTTCGTGATGCGGATGCTCGGCGAGATGTCCGCCGCCAACCCCGCCTCCGGCTCCTTCTCCGTGCACGCCGACCGCGCCATCGGCCCGTGGGCGGGCTTCACGGCAGGCTGGATGTTCTGGACCCTGCTGTGCGTGGGCGTGGCCATCGAGGCGATCGGCGCGGCGCACATCATGACGGGCTGGTTCCCGGGCACCCCCTCGTGGATGTGGGTGCTGGTGTTCATGGCGCTCTTCTGCGGGGCCAACCTGGCGGCGGTCTCCCACTTCGGCGAGTTCGAGTTCTGGTTCGCCGCCCTCAAGATCGGCGCGATCGCGCTGTTCCTGGGCCTGGGCGTGCTCGCCGTCCTGGGTCTGCTGCCCGGGACCTCCTCCCCCGGCTCCGCGAACCTGCTCCACGACGGCGGCTTCCTTCCCAACGGCACGGACGGCCTGCTGGTCGGCCTGCTCGCCTCGGTCGTCGCGTACGGCGGCCTGGAGACGGTGACCATCGCGGCGGCCGAGTCGGACAACCCCGTCAAGGGCGTCGCCCGGGCCGTGAAGACCACCATGTGGCGGATCGCGATCGTCTACGTCGGCTCGATGCTGGTCATCGTCACCCTGCTGCCGTGGAACGACCCGGCGGTGGCCGAGGACGGCCCGTACGCCGCGACCCTGGACCACCTGGGCATCCCCGCGGCCGGCGAGATCATGAACGTGGTCATCCTGATCGCGCTGCTCTCCGCGATGAACGCCAACATCTACGGCTCCTCGCGCATGGCCTACTCGCTGGTCGCCCGGGGGCAGGGCCCCAAGGCGCTCGGCAAGGCCTCCGGCGGCGTGCCGCGGCGCGCGGTGCTCGCCTCCTCGGGCTTCGGCTTCGTCACCGTGCTGCTGTCCTACTGGTACCCGGACACCCTGTTCGCCTGGCTGCTCAACATGGTCGGCGGCGTGATCCTGGTCGTCTGGGGCTTCATCGCCGTCTCCCAGTTCGTGCTGCGCCGCCGGCTGGAGCGGGAGGCCCCCGAGCGGCTGGTCGTGCGGATGTGGGGCTTCCCGTACCTGACCTGGGTGGCACTGGCCGGGGTCGTCGGCGTGCTGGCGCTGATGGTCCGCGGTGACGACACCCGGATCCAGGTCCTCTTCACCGGCGGACTGACCGTCGCACTCGCGGTCGCCGGATACGTGATGCAGCGTCGGGCCGGGTCGCGCGCGACGGCCTGA